In Spirosoma pollinicola, the genomic window GGTACGGGCAACCGCAGTACCAATGCACCGTCAGACGCAGCAGTCGTACGGGTAAAAGGCCCCGGCATTCCGGAAACCGAAAAATCCATCGTAATTACGGTCGATTGCAACAGCCGTTACGTGAACGCCAATCCCCGTATCGGTGCAAAAATCGCGGTTGCTGAAGCCTGCCGCAACATCGTTTGCAGCGGGGGTGAACCGCTGGCCGTAACCAACAACCTGAACTTCGGAAATCCCTATGTGCCGGAAGTGTACTGGCATTTCGTGGAAGCCGTACAGGGTATGGGCGAGGCTTGTCTGCGGTTCAGCACACCCGTAACGGGCGGCAACGTGAGTTTCTACAACCAAAGCTCCGATGACGGCCCGGTATTCCCGACGCCAACCATCGGTATGCTGGGGCTGATGGAAAACCCGGCTCACCAGATGACCCTCGACTTCAAAAACGAAGGCGATCTGATTTACCTGATCGGCCAGTCTACAAACGACATTGCGTCGTCGGAGTATTTATATTCGTTCCTGGACATCAAAGCCTCACCCGCACCGTATTTCGAATTCGACGACGAGTGGCATGTACAGGAAGGCATTAAAACCATGATTCGCAACGGCTGGCTACTGTCGGCACACGACGTGTCGGACGGTGGTTTGTTCGTCACGCTGGCCGAGTCGGCAATGGCGGGGAACAAAGGCTTCCAAATCGTTTCGGACGACCGGCACCGCCTGGATTCGTTCCTGTTTGGCGAGAGCCAGAGCCGCGTTGTGGTCACGGTACCAGCGGAGCATAAGCAAACGATTGAAGGCTATCTGCACGATACCATCATGCCGTTTATGTTTCTGGGAACCGTTATGGATTCGTCGCCCGCCTTCGTTGTCGACAACACGCAGGTGATGACCCTCGCCGAAGCGAAGATCCTCTACGACAATTCGTTGGGTAATATAATGGCGTAAGTTATAGGTTGATTCTCATACTGGCGCGGGTATTTACCCGTGCTGTTATATATAGCAAGCCGGTCCGGCGCCCCGGTTCGCTTGCGTCAGTGAATACTGACTCAATTAACGGCACGGGTAAATACCCGCGCCAGTATACATTACTTAGATCATAATCTTTATATGGCCATTGACCTAGCCGCGATTACCCGCGAAATCTGTACCATCGCCACGGATGCCGGTGCGTTTTTACTTCAGGAACGTAGCCGCTTCGACCGCGACGCTATCGAATACAAAGGATTAAATAACCTGGTTTCTTACGTCGATAAAGAGACCGAAAAACAGATTGTCGCCAAGCTGAGCGAACTGCTTCCCGAAGCCGGATTCATTACCGAAGAGGGCACCACAGGGCAGGAAGCCGATCAGTCGGCTCTAAACTGGATCATCGACCCCCTCGACGGTACAGCTAATTTCATTCATGACCTACACGTCTTTTCGGTAAGTATAGGCTTGGCGCAGGGCAACACGCCTATTGCCGGTGTTATCTATGATCCAAACCGGAACGAATGCTTCTCGGCCTGGCAGGGTGGAGGGGCTTATTGCAACGGGAAATCGATTTCAGTATCGCCCGCAACTCAGTTGGGCGAGAGCCTGATTGCTACAGGTTTTCCATATTATAGCTTCGATAAAATGCAGTCGTATCTCCACATTCTGGAGTCGCTCATGCAGCAAACACATGGCCTTCGCCGGATGGGGTCGGCGGCTATTGACCTGGCTTATGTGGCTTGCGGTCGGTTCGATGCGTTCTATGAATACAACCTTAATTCCTGGGACATGGCCGCAGGCGTATTACTGGTTCGCGAAGCGGGTGGCACTGTGACCGACTTCGACGGTGGCGATGCGTTTCTGTTCCGGGGTGACGTAGTGGCCGGTAGTGGCGTACATCCTGAGTTGATGAAGGTGGTGAAGGAGTATTGGAAATAAACCACCCCCAACCCCCTCCTAAAACAGGAGGGGGCTTTGCAAAAGGGTAACCCGTTACAAAGCCCCCTCCTGTTTTAGGAGGGGGTTGGGGGTGGTAAAACCGGACTATCTCAATTGTGAAAACCGGACGATTTCAATAGTCCATTAGTAGCTGATATTTGTAGCGCTGAACAAACCACCAGCCACTAGACCATGAGCGATCTACACGACCTTAAATACCCCATTGGTGATTTTGTCTATGGCCAGACCTACACGGCAGAGGATACAAAAAAGCATATTATACTAATCGATGAATTGCCTGTTAAACTAACCGAACTGGTTGAAAAGTGGGCTGATGATCGACTTGATACGCCTTATCGGCCGGAAGGGTGGACGGTGCGGCAATTGGTGCATCACGTAGCCGATAGCCACATTAATGCCTATGTCCGGACAAAACTCGCGCTTACTGAAACGAATCCGACCATCTCGCCCTATGAAGAAGGGGAGTGGGCGAAGTTACCCGATTCTACGCTTGATATAGCGCCATCGCTGGTGATTCTCAAAAATATGCACCTGCGTTGGGTTACGGTTCTCGCCACGCTGACCGAGGCCGAATTGTCACGAACATATTTCCATCCCGGTAGCCAGCGTATTTTCGAACTGCGGGAAGTTATTGCTATGTATGCTTGGCACAGCGAACACCACTTTCAACACGCCTATAGACTGGCCAAACGGAACGGATGGGCGTGAAAAAATGTATGCTATATGAAATAGGAGGTATGATATAAGCTTACCGTAGGCAAGTCAATACCATACATACAACATCTACTCCCATGCAGGAACTCATCATCTTTCTGATTTTTGCCGTTGCGCTGGGCTATTTGGGCAACCGCGCTTACCAAAGTTTTACGGCAAAAAAGGCCGGCTGTGGTAAAGGATGCGGCTGTGCTACTGACGCAAAACTCTCGGTTCGACCTACCGAAAAATGAATATAAACATCTGTCACTAACATTTTTTGAATCCGGTTGTTTGTTGATGCAATGAGTGCTCAACAAATCACCGGATTTTTACTATTACTCGTTTTTATTTTTACTCTGGACGGGTGCAAACGCGTGCGCCCCGACACGCCCGTTCAGGAAGAGTTTGAAGCCCCAATCCCAGACCCGGTGTCGTTCATGGCCGGCAATCTCACCTTTAATATCCGCGACTTAGAAGCGAAAATAAATAAGTCCCTCTCCATCACACTCGTTCCCGAAGAAACCTTCGAAGGACGTAAGGGAGAAGCCTGGCGATTACGGGTCGAACGCACAGGTCCGGTGCGAATTCGGTATGCCGATCGTAAGGTATATTTCTCGGCCCCTCTCCAAGTCTGGTATTCAAATCCCATTGGTCTGCGTAAAGCCGATAAGCGCAAAAGCCGTCCACTCTGTGCCCTCTCTGTAACGTTCAATAGTCCCGTTGGCGTAGGCTCCAGCTGGCGGCTGGCAACCAAGTCCCGTTTTGAAAATTACGAGTGGACGCAGGAACCCAAGGTGCAGATGCTGGGGATTAAGATCAATGTGAAGGGACTTGCCGAAAAAATTCTGGACAAGCGTAAGGCTGATATTGAAGCAGCCATTGATAAAGCCGTACATGATGGTCTGCACCTCAACCGCGAAGTCAGCAAGGTCTGGCGGGATATGCAGAATCCGATTCGTATTGCCAAAGTACCTGAAAATATCTGGCTAATGCCTAAACCGTTCAGTATTGCCGCTGCCCCTGTTTACGGAAACGCCCGCCAGATTACAGTGCCGCTTCAAATCGCATTTCGGGTGAAAACACGCATTGGCCCGAAGCCAATGGTCGATAGCCTGGAGTATTTGCCCAAATTATTACGGCGGAACGAATTGCCGGATTCTACCCGCCTGGAGGTGCTGGCGTTTATTCCCTATGCTGAAGTAAATCAGGTATTGGCACGAACACTGGCGAAACAGAAACTGGATCTGGTTGGCGGTAATTTGACGATTAAAAGTGCGTCAATATATGGAAGCGGGCGGAAACTCATACTTAAGGCCGATGTGGGCGGTCGTGTGAAAGGAACGTTGTTCTTTCATGGTAGCCCAGTTTATGATACCCTCACGAATACGCTGGGTATGAAGGATGTAGACTTTGATGTAGACACCAAAGAACGCCTGCTGGCCACCGCCGACTGGCTCCTGCACGACCACCTCCGCGACACGATTCAGGCAGCGATGGTTATCCCATTGCGTCAGCAGATAACGTCAATTCCCACAAAAATCGAAACGGCTTTTGCAAACGCCAAAGTGGGTCAGAAAACAGCGCTTAATATTGACACCTTTCGGTTAATTCCTCAGCGAATTGTTGTTCGGCCGGATGGTATTCAGGTATTGATAAAAGTGCAATCGAAAGTAGCGGTGAAAGTGAAACGGTTATAGACCTGTTACGTTTGCCTGCCATCGCCATAAATACCG contains:
- a CDS encoding FeoB-associated Cys-rich membrane protein, with protein sequence MQELIIFLIFAVALGYLGNRAYQSFTAKKAGCGKGCGCATDAKLSVRPTEK
- a CDS encoding DUF4403 family protein, which produces MSAQQITGFLLLLVFIFTLDGCKRVRPDTPVQEEFEAPIPDPVSFMAGNLTFNIRDLEAKINKSLSITLVPEETFEGRKGEAWRLRVERTGPVRIRYADRKVYFSAPLQVWYSNPIGLRKADKRKSRPLCALSVTFNSPVGVGSSWRLATKSRFENYEWTQEPKVQMLGIKINVKGLAEKILDKRKADIEAAIDKAVHDGLHLNREVSKVWRDMQNPIRIAKVPENIWLMPKPFSIAAAPVYGNARQITVPLQIAFRVKTRIGPKPMVDSLEYLPKLLRRNELPDSTRLEVLAFIPYAEVNQVLARTLAKQKLDLVGGNLTIKSASIYGSGRKLILKADVGGRVKGTLFFHGSPVYDTLTNTLGMKDVDFDVDTKERLLATADWLLHDHLRDTIQAAMVIPLRQQITSIPTKIETAFANAKVGQKTALNIDTFRLIPQRIVVRPDGIQVLIKVQSKVAVKVKRL
- a CDS encoding inositol monophosphatase family protein; translation: MAIDLAAITREICTIATDAGAFLLQERSRFDRDAIEYKGLNNLVSYVDKETEKQIVAKLSELLPEAGFITEEGTTGQEADQSALNWIIDPLDGTANFIHDLHVFSVSIGLAQGNTPIAGVIYDPNRNECFSAWQGGGAYCNGKSISVSPATQLGESLIATGFPYYSFDKMQSYLHILESLMQQTHGLRRMGSAAIDLAYVACGRFDAFYEYNLNSWDMAAGVLLVREAGGTVTDFDGGDAFLFRGDVVAGSGVHPELMKVVKEYWK
- a CDS encoding YfiT family bacillithiol transferase; this encodes MSDLHDLKYPIGDFVYGQTYTAEDTKKHIILIDELPVKLTELVEKWADDRLDTPYRPEGWTVRQLVHHVADSHINAYVRTKLALTETNPTISPYEEGEWAKLPDSTLDIAPSLVILKNMHLRWVTVLATLTEAELSRTYFHPGSQRIFELREVIAMYAWHSEHHFQHAYRLAKRNGWA